One Solanum lycopersicum chromosome 4, SLM_r2.1 DNA window includes the following coding sequences:
- the LOC101256581 gene encoding protein METHYLENE BLUE SENSITIVITY 1: MTGKAKPKKHTAKELAAKIDAATTNRGGGKAGLADRSGIEKGGHAKLECPLCKVTAPDIKSMKIHHDAKHPKVAFDETKLNNLHATVVAESSNKPKPGIRGSLKK; encoded by the coding sequence ATGACAGGAAAAGCAAAGCCAAAGAAGCACACAGCGAAAGAATTAGCTGCAAAGATCGATGCAGCAACGACTAACAGGGGCGGCGGTAAGGCTGGGTTAGCCGACAGGTCTGGTATTGAAAAAGGTGGACATGCCAAGCTTGAATGTCCTCTTTGCAAAGTGACTGCACCTGATATCAAGTCTATGAAGATCCATCATGATGCAAAACACCCAAAAGTTGCTTTTGATGAAACAAAACTCAACAATCTTCATGCTACTGTTGTTGCTGAATCAAGCAACAAGCCTAAACCTGGTATTCGTGGGAGTCTTAAGAAGTGA